From a region of the Arachis ipaensis cultivar K30076 chromosome B09, Araip1.1, whole genome shotgun sequence genome:
- the LOC107615611 gene encoding uncharacterized protein LOC107615611 yields the protein MTAVAPMEIRVFSELVNKARVVEEYAKTVASSKETHEGSSSWRRGKYFHPRGQSFKRGGYAPQGQGGFRKNTQNKFQYAKGRGNQSKISLDLTCVRCGHFHPYDSCKIGLGGCFNYGLPSHFARDCTRGKNPNAGQSQHQGPVFAVNAKDASKEDPLMRGNCLIGDKVLIALYDTGASHSFILFAKVEELGLKVSESALDLHVHTPYQTVMTKSGCRQNRVLFDYFEWSIRFIPEGESRAVIAEGYYLNSVMVHCSGEKCQGYILLAANTLGDNQELDQILVIRDFLEVFPEDIPEFPPQKEIEFAIELVLGAGPVSIAPYRMASIELAELKTQLEELLNKRFIRSSVSPWGAPVLLGKKKDGEM from the exons atgactgctgtggctcctatggagattcGTGTCTTCTCTGAGTTGGTGAACAAGGCGAGAGTGGTGGAAGAATATGCGAAAACGGTAGCTTCGTCCAAGGAAACTCACGAAGGAAGCTCTAGTTGGAGACGTGGCAAGTATTTTCATCCAAGGGGTCAGAGTTTCaagagaggaggatatgcgcCTCAAGGGCAAGGAGGCTTCAGAAAGAACACTCAAAATAAGTTTCAGTATGCCAAAGGGAGAGGAAATCAAAGTAAGATTTCTCTGGATTTGACTTGTGTGCGTTGTGGGCATTTTCATCCATATGACTCATGCAAGATTGGTTTAGGTGGTTGCTTCAACTATGGCTTGCCTAGTCACTTTGCGAGGGATTGCACTCGTGGGAAGAACCCAAATGCGGGTCAAAGTCAGCATCAGGGGCCAGTGTTTGCTGTGAACGCCAAGGATGCTTCTAAGGAGGATCCGTTGATGAGAGGTAACTGTTTAATTGGTGATAAAGTCTTGATTGCATTgtatgatactggagcttcgcaTTCGTTTATTTTATTTGCTAAGGTTGAGGAACTAGGCTTGAAAGTGTCAGAGTCAGCATTGGatctgcatgtacatactccgTATCAGACAGTTATGACTAAGTCAGGTTGTAggcaa AACCGAGTTTTGTTTGATTACTTTGAGTGGTCAATTCGGTTTATCCCAGAAGGAGAAAGTAGAGCAGTGATAGCTGAGGGTTACTACCTGAACTCGGTAATGGTGCATTGTAGTGGGGAAAAGTGTCAGGGTTATATTCTGTTGGCTGCGAATACGTTAGGGGATAATCAGGAACTAGATCAAATTCTGGTAATTAGAGACTTTCTGGAGGTGTTCCCGGAAGATATTCCTGAATTTCCACCTCAAAAGGAAATTGAATTTGCGATTGAATTGGTGCTGGGAGCCGGACCAGTGTCGATTGCACCGTATAGGATGGCTTCGATAGAGCTGGCTGAattaaagactcagttggaagagcttctgaacaagaggttcattcgatCGAGTGTatctccgtggggagcgccagttttattggGGAAGAAGAAGGATGGAGAAATGTGA